In Gottschalkia purinilytica, the genomic stretch AAAAATATGAGCCAGTTCATGAAATAATATCAATATAAACATTAGTACTATTTCGATAAAGTATCCAAAATAAAAGTAAATTATTATAGGTATAAGCATAATATAGTTTAGCTTTACCCTTATGTTATTCAATTTTAATATATACATTATGTTCAACCCCGTTGTTATCAAATTATTAGATCATTTGAGCTAGTTTTTATATAGTTTAAAGGATTAACAGCTTTGTTATCCTTCCAAAGTTGAAAGTGTAAAAGCTTTTCCTTTCCTTCCGTATATTGTATTCGCCCTATTATATCTCCTTTAGTAACTTTTTGTCCTTCTTTAACGAGGCTTTCTTCAATTCCTTTATAAAGAGTTTGCATCTTGTTGTGTTGAATTTTTATTTCAAATATTCCATTATTCTCACTTACATCTAATACAGTTCCATTATCAATAGATATTATGTCTGAACTTTTTACTAATATATCTACTCCTTTATTAACCTTTTTTATATCTTCTGTTTCTTTTATATCTCCAAAGTTACTTTTAATGTCGCCTCTAGTTGGCATCATATATATTTCTTTTTGTTGGTTCTCTTCCATTTTTAAAATACTAAATGCAGTTATAACTTTGTCTTTTATATATGAGTGTTTTTTCATATAAGCCAAAAGCTTCTTCGAATCTTTTTTTATATCAATTGTATAGTTAATAGTATCATCTACTATTTTTATAACTTCATTTCCTTTTTTAAAATTTATCTTCTTTATGGCAATTATAATAACTAAAATTATAAGGCAAATAAATAGCTTTTTTATTTGCTTTATATAAAATTTTTGATCTTTATTTTTATAATTATATCCATATCTGCGCTTTATATTGTTAAAGAAAGTTTTACTATTATTCATATGCAATTATCCCCCAATTATCAATTTAATACATTAATATTTAGATAAATGGGATTTTATTACTTTAAAAATTCCTTTGTATGAAATATATTAGTTATCTTTTTTAGTTTCTTTTATTACCTCTCTCCAGTCTATATCTCCTCTTTCTAGACACTTGATAATAAGTTCAGCTGTTCCTAAATTAGTAGCAATAGGTATATTATGAACATCACTTAGTCTTATAAGTGCCTGTACATCAGGTTCATGAGGTTGTACTGTTAATGGATCTCTTAAAAAAATAATTAAATCCATCTCATTATTAGCAATCATAGCTCCTATCTGTTGATCTCCTCCCACTGGACCTGACATAACTTTATTTATTTTGAGACCTGTAGCTTCTTCGATGTGTTTTCCAGTTGTACCTGTTGCATATATACTATGGTTTTTTAGTATGTCTTCGTATGCTAAAGTAAAGTTTACTATTTGTTTTTTCTTTTTATCATGTGCTATAAGTGCTATGTTCATAGATATCCGCCTCCACTCTCTATACAAATTTTGTTATATTAACATATTACCACATTATTATACTTTATTTTATACTAAAATAACCCTGTATCACATGATACAGGGTTAATAAGTACTATTTTATCGAATCTTCTTTCATTTTTAGTATAGGAATATTTGCCACTAAGGCTGATATAGGTGAACTATCACTATCTTTTCTTGTTCGTGTAAGCTTTATATCTAAGCCTTCCTCATCTATAACCATATAATCAGAAATCACTCTAATAATATCTCCTTTTATCATTTCTAGAAAACGGGGAGAGACATTTGCTCTGTCATGAATCAATACTAATTTTAGCCTTTCTTTAGCTACATTTTTACTATTTTTTTCACTTCTACTGAAAAATCTAAAGAAATCCAAACCAACCCCTCCTTTAATTTATTTCCCAAATAAAATTTTCTTGAGTTTGGTAAACATGCCTTCTTCTGTTTCTAAATTTAATAAAGGAACTTCTTCTCCTAATATTCTTTGAACTATATTCTTATAAGCTTGTCCTGATAAGGCTTTTTCTTCTATAACAACAGGCTCTCCTTTATTAGTTGATATTACAATTGATTCATCGTCTGGAACTATTCCCAGAAGATCTATTGCTAATATATCAATCATATCATCAATATTCATCATATCTCCTCTTTTTACCATATCATATCTTATTCTATTGATTATGAGCTTAGGATCATCTAACCCTTTTGCTTCTAATAAGCCTATTATTCTATCTGCATCTCTAACTGCTGATATTTCTGGAGTAGTAACTACTATTGATTTATCTGCTCCTGCTATAGCATTCTGAAATCCTTGTTCTATCCCTGCAGGACAGTCTATAATAACATAGTCAAATTGTTCTTTTAGACTATCACTTAATTCTTGCATCTGAGATGGAGATATCGCATTCTTATCTTTAGTCTGTGCCGCTGGTAAGAGATATAGCCCATTGTATCTTTTATCTCTAATAAGACCTTGTTTTAGCTTACACACTTTTTCAACTACATCAACAATATCATATACTATTCTATTTTCGAGACCCATTACAACATCTAAATTTCTTAGTCCAATATCAGCATCCACTACAACTACAGTTTTGCCAAGCATGGCTAAACCGGTTCCTATATTTGCAGTAGTAGTAGTCTTTCCTACGCCACCTTTTCCTGAAGTAACTACTATTACCTCGCCCATTTATTTCTACCTCCTATCTTTTATCACTTTTTTAACAAGTAAGGTTCAATTATAACAGCGTCTTTATATACCCTTGCAATTTCAGGCCATTTCGGAGCTTGTATATCTTCATCTGGCTTACGTGCTATTACATCAGCTATTCTAAGCTGAGTTGGCTGTAAGCTAAAAGCAGCTACTATAGATTCTCTATTTCCATCACTTCCAGCATTAGCAATTCCTCTTAAAGATCCTAATACTACTATATTACCTTTTGCTACTACCATCCCCCCAGGATTTATATCTCCTATTACCACTACATTTCCATCGTATTCTATAATTTGCCCTGATCTTACAGTAGTTTTTATAAACTTGGTACTTCCTTCATGTATACCTATAAAAGGAACTGCTTCTAAGTCTGGGTCAATATCTTCCATTTTATTTTCTTCCTGTTCCTGTTCATTATCCTCTATGGTCATTCTATATTTATTCTTTATTATCTCCTTCAACTCTTCTACTTCTTCAACCGTCAACTTTTGTCCTTTTATGCTTATAACCTTAGCTCCTTTAAAAAATTCTCCTGCATTTTTTATTTTTATATCTAGTTGGTCTTTTATCGCCTGAAAGCTTCCTTCTTCTATATATATACTTATGCCATCTTTACGACCTTTAAAGTTTATTAAGCTGTGAGTCATTTTTCACCCTCCATTTAACGGCTACTAAAATTAATTTCTTCATAGTTTTTTTAATTCCTGCTTATTCATACAAAAAATAAATTGACAAGATAATACTTATCCTGCAATATTGTGGCAATGTGCAACTTTTTTATAGCTATTGTGTTTCTGAAATTGTTATTTATATATCATTTAATGTTTTATCCTGTTTTTATGTGTATAAAAATAATTCTAATATACCTCATATATTTGGAAAAATTATCATAATAAATTTATATATCCTAAAAAGAAAGACTTATATTTTATATTGTATTAATATAAAATAATTTGGTAAGATAATTTATTGACACATGTTTACTAGTTGCATATATGCTTTTTATTATTACTTTATTAGTTTATACTTTTAATTTTAACATATTAGGATTAATCTTTTTAAATATATTAGTCATATGGCAATTAAAAACTATGATATTTATGACTAATACTTAATTCTATATTATAAAAATCTTTAATATTCTTATGTTTTATTCATATTTAAAACAATCAATTGTATGATCGTTTACTATTCCAACTGCTTGCATATAAGAGTATACAATAGTACTTCCAATAAATCTAAATCCTCTTTTTTTAAATCTTTACTAATATTGTCAGATAACTTAGTATTAGAAGGAACTTCTGATATATCTTTCCAACTATTTTTTACAGGTTTGTTGTTTACAAAAGACCATATATAGTTATCAAAGCTTTCAAATTCTTTTTGTATTTCTAAAAATTTTTTAGCATTATTTATTGAAGCTTCTATTTTTTTACGATTTCTAATGATACCTGAATTACTAAGTAATTCTTCTATTCTTTCGTCATCATAATCTGCAACTTTTTGTGGTTCAAAATTGTCATAAGCAATTCTATAATTTTCTCTTTTTTTTAGTATCGTTATCCAACTTAATCCTGCTTGAGCTGATTCTAGTATTAAAAATTCAAAATGTTTATTATCATCATGGACAGGAACTCCCCATTCTTCATCATGATACTTTATATATAACTCATCGTCTTTACACCAAGAACATCTTTTCAAAATTAAGTCCTCCATTTCATATAGGTTAGTATTCTTATCTTATTACTTTTTATAATAAATTAAAAATCCCTAAAACTGTCTTAAATATAGTTTC encodes the following:
- a CDS encoding murein hydrolase activator EnvC family protein: MNNSKTFFNNIKRRYGYNYKNKDQKFYIKQIKKLFICLIILVIIIAIKKINFKKGNEVIKIVDDTINYTIDIKKDSKKLLAYMKKHSYIKDKVITAFSILKMEENQQKEIYMMPTRGDIKSNFGDIKETEDIKKVNKGVDILVKSSDIISIDNGTVLDVSENNGIFEIKIQHNKMQTLYKGIEESLVKEGQKVTKGDIIGRIQYTEGKEKLLHFQLWKDNKAVNPLNYIKTSSNDLII
- the mgsA gene encoding methylglyoxal synthase encodes the protein MNIALIAHDKKKKQIVNFTLAYEDILKNHSIYATGTTGKHIEEATGLKINKVMSGPVGGDQQIGAMIANNEMDLIIFLRDPLTVQPHEPDVQALIRLSDVHNIPIATNLGTAELIIKCLERGDIDWREVIKETKKDN
- the minE gene encoding cell division topological specificity factor MinE, translated to MDFFRFFSRSEKNSKNVAKERLKLVLIHDRANVSPRFLEMIKGDIIRVISDYMVIDEEGLDIKLTRTRKDSDSSPISALVANIPILKMKEDSIK
- the minD gene encoding septum site-determining protein MinD codes for the protein MGEVIVVTSGKGGVGKTTTTANIGTGLAMLGKTVVVVDADIGLRNLDVVMGLENRIVYDIVDVVEKVCKLKQGLIRDKRYNGLYLLPAAQTKDKNAISPSQMQELSDSLKEQFDYVIIDCPAGIEQGFQNAIAGADKSIVVTTPEISAVRDADRIIGLLEAKGLDDPKLIINRIRYDMVKRGDMMNIDDMIDILAIDLLGIVPDDESIVISTNKGEPVVIEEKALSGQAYKNIVQRILGEEVPLLNLETEEGMFTKLKKILFGK
- the minC gene encoding septum site-determining protein MinC, which codes for MTHSLINFKGRKDGISIYIEEGSFQAIKDQLDIKIKNAGEFFKGAKVISIKGQKLTVEEVEELKEIIKNKYRMTIEDNEQEQEENKMEDIDPDLEAVPFIGIHEGSTKFIKTTVRSGQIIEYDGNVVVIGDINPGGMVVAKGNIVVLGSLRGIANAGSDGNRESIVAAFSLQPTQLRIADVIARKPDEDIQAPKWPEIARVYKDAVIIEPYLLKK